A genomic window from Winogradskyella sp. J14-2 includes:
- a CDS encoding S41 family peptidase, whose product MKKVRFIFLLSFLFGCQNHQSDAQPNTHSVKTKNSISQVLKANGHKTIKERIALYNQLKRKEPNTYNFENKDEITMYGYGLLWENNPREALEIFKLIVEQFPNWYNAYDSLGEAYFNLNKMDLALKNYKKSLAMNPDNFNAEDMIERIKFPNKKPLTPAEKFTKTYNVKAYKADLDELANKLLEVHPNALKFISKEDFLKTVEAKKASINQNTTYAEFSWYCREIISNINCSHTSNNFSVDWDALPIPLLFPLDVRWLNDRLYVIEAGTNNNKVSIKDEIVKINGLPVAAIITEIYKHIPSQGHIESYKRHQFNYWAIAMISYALNFPKTYTIQIKGQQAPIVLKPLDAYPSFKASFTKSCADNLCLDFKDAETAVLTISSFNYYPWNNLNEFENFINQSFKKINEKNIKNLIVDLRFNGGGSPQSSIYLLRHIMDKPFSYFLNSDNEKENIIYRPIKNTYKGKLYFLIDGNGNSTTGHFMAMVKYHNLGTILGEELGSNHFCTAGQTVLRLKNTRFEYYVANATSQLPLTGLDPSRGILPDYEVVQPIDDYLNNHDSVKEFTFKLIKNQ is encoded by the coding sequence ATGAAAAAAGTACGCTTTATCTTTTTATTATCCTTTCTTTTTGGCTGCCAAAATCACCAAAGTGATGCGCAACCCAATACGCATTCAGTTAAAACCAAAAACTCAATAAGCCAAGTTTTAAAAGCTAATGGGCATAAAACGATTAAAGAAAGAATAGCGTTGTACAACCAATTAAAACGCAAAGAACCTAATACATATAATTTTGAAAACAAGGATGAAATTACAATGTATGGCTATGGTTTGCTATGGGAAAATAATCCTAGAGAAGCTTTAGAGATTTTTAAGTTGATCGTAGAGCAATTTCCTAATTGGTATAATGCTTATGATAGTTTGGGTGAAGCCTATTTTAATCTCAACAAAATGGATTTGGCCTTAAAAAATTATAAAAAATCCTTAGCGATGAATCCAGACAATTTTAATGCAGAGGATATGATAGAGCGCATTAAATTTCCTAATAAAAAACCCTTAACACCTGCCGAAAAATTCACAAAAACCTATAATGTTAAAGCTTACAAAGCTGATTTAGATGAGCTGGCCAACAAATTATTAGAAGTTCATCCTAATGCATTAAAGTTTATTTCTAAAGAAGATTTCTTAAAAACGGTAGAAGCTAAGAAAGCATCTATAAACCAAAACACCACTTATGCCGAGTTCTCTTGGTATTGCCGTGAGATTATTTCAAATATTAACTGTTCTCATACTTCCAATAATTTTTCGGTAGATTGGGATGCATTGCCCATACCTTTATTATTTCCTTTAGATGTAAGATGGCTCAATGACAGGTTGTATGTAATAGAAGCTGGTACCAATAATAATAAGGTTTCTATAAAAGATGAAATCGTTAAGATTAATGGCTTGCCTGTTGCGGCTATTATTACTGAGATCTATAAACATATTCCATCTCAAGGCCACATAGAATCCTATAAACGCCATCAGTTTAATTATTGGGCAATAGCGATGATTTCGTATGCACTTAATTTTCCTAAAACCTACACAATTCAAATAAAAGGACAGCAAGCACCAATTGTATTGAAACCATTAGATGCTTATCCAAGTTTTAAAGCGTCTTTTACAAAATCTTGCGCAGACAATTTGTGTCTCGATTTTAAGGATGCTGAAACAGCAGTCTTAACCATTTCGAGTTTTAACTATTACCCTTGGAATAATCTTAATGAATTTGAAAATTTTATAAACCAAAGCTTTAAGAAGATTAATGAAAAAAATATAAAAAACCTCATTGTAGATCTCAGATTTAACGGTGGTGGCTCACCCCAATCTAGCATTTATCTTTTAAGGCATATAATGGATAAACCATTTTCCTATTTCTTAAATTCAGATAATGAAAAAGAAAACATAATATACAGACCAATAAAGAATACTTATAAAGGAAAGCTTTACTTTTTAATAGACGGTAACGGTAATTCTACGACGGGTCATTTTATGGCTATGGTAAAATACCACAATTTAGGCACCATCCTTGGCGAGGAGTTAGGCTCTAACCACTTCTGTACGGCCGGCCAAACGGTACTGAGATTAAAAAACACAAGGTTCGAATATTATGTAGCTAACGCAACTTCTCAGTTACCTCTTACAGGGCTTGATCCATCTAGAGGTATACTTCCAGATTATGAAGTAGTACAACCTATAGATGACTACCTAAACAACCATGATTCTGTTAAGGAATTTACTTTTAAACTCATTAAAAATCAATAA
- a CDS encoding winged helix-turn-helix domain-containing protein translates to MKNYYSFGLFYLIIVSLFSCAQNVREINPDKVKVAIRAVGHELLLDEKDFTSLVLPIEEINSKTYKLKFENHLSIDPGRLVDIIEKRFKKADLPSNYIIEVLKCNAVDIAYSYQMKNKKDTDLVPCSGRVLPKSCYFLYIKFQQDEAGFNFWLLSIPIVLIGLTAFLILRRKASLKPQKDENDRIQLGSFIFYPEQHKLIKQATEISLSKKECEILEILSEKPNEIVSREELTKRIWEDNGVVVGRSLDTYISKLRKKLQDDPKIKLTNAHGIGYKLEIE, encoded by the coding sequence ATGAAAAATTATTATTCCTTTGGCCTTTTTTATCTCATCATTGTTTCACTCTTTTCGTGTGCTCAAAATGTACGAGAAATTAATCCAGATAAAGTAAAAGTGGCCATTAGAGCTGTTGGTCATGAATTGCTATTGGATGAAAAAGACTTCACTTCTTTGGTTTTACCCATTGAAGAAATCAACTCAAAAACGTATAAACTAAAATTTGAAAACCATTTGTCCATTGATCCTGGTCGTCTGGTAGATATTATTGAAAAACGTTTTAAAAAAGCAGATTTACCTTCTAATTACATTATTGAAGTGTTGAAATGTAATGCTGTGGATATTGCTTATAGCTACCAAATGAAAAACAAAAAAGACACGGATCTAGTGCCTTGTAGTGGCAGAGTTTTACCAAAGTCTTGCTACTTTCTTTATATCAAATTTCAGCAAGATGAGGCAGGTTTTAATTTTTGGCTCTTATCCATACCTATAGTTTTAATTGGGTTAACTGCATTCTTAATATTAAGAAGAAAAGCGTCTTTAAAACCTCAAAAAGATGAGAATGATCGCATACAACTTGGAAGTTTTATATTTTATCCTGAACAACATAAATTAATAAAACAAGCTACCGAAATAAGCCTTTCTAAAAAAGAATGCGAAATCCTTGAAATACTTTCTGAAAAACCTAATGAAATTGTTTCTAGAGAGGAACTCACTAAGCGTATATGGGAAGATAACGGTGTGGTAGTGGGTAGAAGTTTAGATACCTACATATCTAAACTTAGAAAAAAACTACAAGACGACCCCAAAATAAAGCTCACAAATGCACACGGTATTGGTTATAAGTTAGAAATAGAGTAA
- a CDS encoding metal-dependent hydrolase, with protein sequence MKITFYGHACLGLQIKDIHILVDPFISGNEKASNIDINSIKADYILITHAHQDHILDVESIAKRTDATIVSNYEIVVHYQNLGFKGHPMNHGGSWNFDFGKVKYVNAVHTSSFPDGKYGGQPGGFIIQTDKKTLYIAGDTALHYDMKIIGQNYDLDLAVLPIGDNFTMGVEDAIIATRFLKCDRVLGYHYDTFGFIEIDKVKAKAKFDSKLKTLKLLDIGASMDV encoded by the coding sequence ATGAAAATTACATTTTACGGTCATGCATGTTTAGGTCTACAAATAAAAGATATTCACATTTTGGTAGATCCATTTATATCTGGTAACGAAAAAGCATCAAATATTGATATTAACAGCATTAAAGCAGATTATATTTTAATAACGCACGCGCACCAAGATCATATTTTAGATGTGGAAAGCATTGCAAAACGAACAGATGCAACTATTGTCTCTAACTACGAAATAGTAGTACATTATCAAAATTTAGGGTTCAAAGGTCACCCGATGAATCATGGTGGCTCATGGAATTTTGATTTTGGTAAGGTAAAGTATGTTAATGCAGTCCATACATCTTCATTTCCAGATGGTAAATATGGTGGACAACCTGGTGGATTTATAATACAAACAGACAAAAAAACTTTGTATATAGCGGGAGATACAGCACTACATTATGATATGAAAATTATAGGGCAAAATTATGATTTAGATCTTGCCGTTTTACCAATTGGCGATAACTTTACAATGGGTGTTGAGGATGCAATTATTGCCACCAGATTTTTAAAGTGCGATAGAGTTTTAGGGTATCATTACGACACATTTGGTTTTATTGAAATAGATAAAGTAAAAGCCAAAGCCAAATTTGACTCTAAATTGAAAACACTTAAGTTGTTAGATATAGGCGCTAGTATGGATGTTTAG
- the menA gene encoding 1,4-dihydroxy-2-naphthoate octaprenyltransferase → MKKMKPWLSAMRLRTLPLSVSGIILGTCFAIYNGRFSWWVLVLAILTTISLQVLSNLANDYGDGVKGTDNEDRVGPQRAIQSGIITPDEMLEAIKFNIIVVIILTLSLIMAAFGPANFLFLLLFMFLGGLSVYAALNYTMGDSPYGYKALGDIFVFIFFGLISTIGSYLLYVHTIDHVVVLPAIALGLLSVGVLNLNNMRDLEADAKVGKITIAVKLGIKRAKQYHYVLITGAMLTAVVFSILYYVEESYNFLYLAAFIPLVIHLKKIKAAKAPNEFDIQLKVLAMSTFLFALLLGVGYILY, encoded by the coding sequence ATGAAAAAAATGAAACCGTGGCTTTCTGCCATGAGACTGAGAACTTTACCGCTTTCTGTTTCTGGAATCATCTTAGGAACCTGCTTTGCTATATACAACGGTCGTTTTAGTTGGTGGGTCTTAGTATTAGCTATTTTAACAACCATAAGTCTTCAGGTTCTATCTAATTTAGCCAATGATTATGGTGATGGTGTAAAAGGTACTGATAACGAGGATAGAGTTGGCCCACAAAGGGCTATACAAAGTGGTATTATTACACCAGACGAAATGTTAGAGGCCATAAAATTTAATATAATAGTAGTTATCATCCTCACGTTATCGCTAATTATGGCTGCTTTTGGACCAGCAAATTTCTTGTTCTTATTGCTTTTTATGTTTTTGGGTGGACTATCAGTTTATGCCGCTTTAAACTATACAATGGGCGATTCTCCTTACGGTTACAAGGCCTTGGGCGATATTTTTGTATTTATTTTTTTTGGTCTAATAAGTACCATAGGTAGTTATTTACTCTATGTACATACCATAGACCACGTGGTTGTTCTACCTGCAATAGCTCTCGGTTTACTCAGTGTAGGTGTTTTAAATCTAAATAATATGAGAGATTTAGAAGCAGATGCTAAAGTTGGTAAAATCACAATTGCCGTAAAGTTAGGTATTAAGAGGGCTAAACAGTATCATTATGTTCTTATAACGGGTGCAATGTTAACTGCTGTGGTTTTTTCAATTTTATACTATGTAGAAGAATCTTACAACTTTTTGTATCTCGCTGCTTTTATTCCCCTCGTAATTCATTTAAAAAAGATTAAAGCAGCAAAAGCGCCCAACGAATTTGACATTCAGTTAAAAGTTTTGGCAATGTCTACATTTCTTTTTGCCCTGTTATTAGGTGTTGGATATATTTTGTATTAA
- a CDS encoding 1,4-dihydroxy-2-naphthoyl-CoA synthase gives MSHIDWKVAKSYEDITYHKCNGAARIAFNRPDVRNAFRPKTTSELYDAFYDANEDVNIGVVLLSAEGPSSKDGIWSFCSGGDQKARGHQGYVGEDGYHRLNILEVQRLIRFMPKAVIAVVPGWAVGGGHSLHVVCDLTLASKEHAIFKQTDADVTSFDGGYGSAYLAKMVGQKKAREIFFLGRNYSAQEAFEMGMVNAVVPHNDLETTAYEWAQEILAKSPTSIKMLKFAMNLTDDGMVGQQVFAGEATRLAYMTDEAKEGRDAFLEKRKPNFPKKWIP, from the coding sequence ATGAGCCATATAGATTGGAAAGTTGCCAAATCTTATGAAGATATTACCTATCACAAATGCAATGGAGCGGCAAGAATAGCCTTTAATCGTCCAGATGTACGAAATGCCTTTCGTCCAAAGACAACTTCAGAACTTTATGATGCATTTTATGATGCAAACGAAGATGTAAATATTGGTGTCGTTTTACTAAGTGCAGAAGGCCCATCATCAAAAGATGGTATTTGGAGTTTTTGCTCTGGTGGAGACCAAAAAGCAAGAGGTCACCAAGGCTATGTTGGCGAAGATGGTTATCATAGGTTGAATATTTTAGAAGTTCAGCGCCTTATACGTTTTATGCCTAAGGCTGTTATAGCGGTGGTACCTGGTTGGGCAGTAGGTGGAGGACATAGTTTGCACGTAGTATGCGATCTTACACTTGCCAGCAAGGAGCATGCAATATTTAAGCAAACCGATGCTGATGTTACAAGTTTTGATGGTGGCTATGGTTCAGCCTATTTAGCCAAAATGGTAGGACAAAAAAAGGCGAGAGAAATATTCTTTTTAGGCAGAAACTACTCTGCCCAAGAGGCTTTTGAGATGGGTATGGTAAATGCTGTTGTGCCACACAATGATTTAGAGACTACTGCCTATGAATGGGCTCAAGAAATATTAGCAAAATCGCCAACATCAATAAAAATGCTAAAATTTGCTATGAACTTAACTGATGATGGTATGGTTGGTCAACAAGTTTTTGCCGGAGAAGCTACTAGATTGGCTTACATGACGGACGAGGCCAAGGAAGGTCGTGATGCATTCTTAGAAAAAAGAAAGCCTAACTTTCCAAAAAAGTGGATTCCATAA